AATGGAACTCTCTCCGACAAGTCAGATACGTATGTTGAGAAGAACATGACACTAGTGAGGGTCTGGGGAATGTTCTTCCCGCTGATTCAGACTCTCTCTATGCTCGGCTCGGTGCTTGCGACCTTGTTTGGGGGACGCATGGTAATACTGGGCCAGATAACCCTTGGAGAGTACATCACATTCACTTCTTACCTGGGAATGCTGGTCTGGCCGATGACGGCCTTTGGCTGGGTGATCAATATCATCCAGAGAGGGCGCGCCTCTTACAGAAGGCTAATGGAAGTCCTTGAACAGGAGAACAACATAACTACCGACGACCCTGTGAAAATCGACGGATTTGAGGGTCATATAGTCATGAAGAACCTCACTTTCACCTACCCCACCGGCAGCAGACCAGCCCTTGAAAACATCGATTTCGAAGTCAAACCCGGTTCTAAGATAGCCATCGTTGGAACCACAGGTTCAGGCAAATCTACGATAGCGAAATTGATAGCCAGACTGTACCCCGTTGAGGTAGCAATGATCTTCATAGATGGAGTGGATATAAATAGACTGGAACCTGAGGCGATAAGAGAAAATGTCGCTTACGTTCCGCAGGAGACCTTCCTCTTCTCGGAGACGGTTGGTAACAATATCCGCTTCGGAGACATGGGAATATCCGACGAAGAGGTCGAAAAGTACGCGAGCATCGCCTCGATTCATGAAGATATAGAAGGCTTCAGCAACGGGTACAAAACCATTGTGGGAGAAAGAGGCGTGACTCTCTCGGGAGGCCAAAAACAGAGAATCTCTATAGCGAGGGCACTGATTAAGGAGGCACCGCTCGTCGTGCTCGACGATTGTCTCTCGGCCGTCGACACCGAGACTGAAACTGAAATCCTAAAATCCTTGAAGGACTCCGAGGAGAACAGATCGATAATCGTCATCTCTCACAGGCTGAAGGCAGTCGTAGATTCCGACGAGATCTATGTGCTCCATGACGGCAAAGTGGTCGAAAGGGGAGTGCACTCTGAACTTGTTCAGGGCGGTGGACTTTACCAGAGGATGTACGATAGACAGATGCTCGAAGAAAAGCTCGAGGAGGAATAGCGATGGCCGAAAACGTATATAGCGAAGTAGAAGAGAAACTAAAAGTAGAAGACTGGCGAGTTGTCTTCAGGCTGTGGAAATATACGAAGCCATATGTCGCTATTCTGATTCTGGGATTGATTCTTATCGGAGCGTCTTCGGCGCTTGATCTTCTTCCCCCTCTGCTGATGAGAAGAGCGATAGATAACTACATGGACAATCAGTATTCTCTGGTCGTGGTTGAAGAAAACGGTTCCTTCAACTTCGTGGAATCCGATGAAGGAGCATTCTACCTCCACCAGGATGAGTCAGGTTTATATAGTGTGACTGACGGTACGACAAGTTATCCGATAACCGAGGAACAACTCAGAAATTTAAGGGTCGAAGATCTTAACGGGATAGGTCAAATAGCGATCTTCATGATCCTGATACTCGTCTCGCTTTTCTTCGTCAATTACGGGCAGGTGTATGCGACATCGTACATGGGACAGAAGATAACCCACGGTATCAGGGTGGACCTCTTCCGGCATCTCTTGAGAGTGCCGATGAGGTTTTTCGATACGAATCCCAGCGGAAGACTGGCGACTAGAGTCGCAAACGACACTCAGAATCTGGCCGAATTCTTTACGAGCGTCATTACTTCGATGGTGAAAGACGTCCTCTTGCTCGGAGGAATCATCATAATAATGCTTAACCTATCTACCTACCTGGGATTGATCACAGTTGCTATTCTTCCGATCATTGCGGGAGCGATATTCGTCTTCCGTTACTTCGACAGGATAGCCTATAGAAAGGTGAGAACGCGCCTTGCGATAATAAACGCCTTCCTTGCCGAGCATATTTCCGGCATGTCGATTACCCAGCTCTTCAATCAGGAAGTTAGAAAGAAGGGCGAATTCGATTCAGTTAACAAGAGCCACCTCAAGAGTCTTATGGAACAGCTGTGGGTATTTGCCATTTTTAGACCGCTGCTGGATCTTCTTTATTACGTGACCATAGCCATCGTTATCTGGTTTGGCGTCAAGAGTATTCTAGGAAACACGCTGGCCTTCGGAGTGCTTGTTGCGTTCGTTTCGTACATCGATATGTTCTTCCGTCCGCTGCATGACATTGCAGAGAAGTACGACATTGTACAGAATGCACTCGCCTCGGCCGAGAAGATCTTCAAGCTGATGGACGAAACCGAAGAGACGTACAATCCCGATGAGGCTGCAACGAAGACACTCGAAGGAAGCGTTGAGTTTGAAAACGTGACCTTCGCGTACGATGGAGAGCACAAAGTGCTGAAAGACATCAGCTTTGGAGTGAGGCCGAAGGAAAAGATTGCCTTCGTCGGCGAAACAGGAGCCGGGAAGACCTCTATCATCAGCATTCTCACCGGACTGTACAAGATTCAGGCCGGTGAGATAAAGATAGACGGCAAGAACATCTACGACTACAATCTCCAGAGCTTACGGAAAAAGGTTGGAGTTGTACTCCAGGATGTCTTCCTATTTTCTGGTAGTATTCTAGATAATATTCGCCTCTTCGACGAGACTATTTCACGGGAGAAGGCCATAGAGGCTGCAAAATACGTATATGCCCATCACTTCATTGATCGCCTTCCTGACAAATATGATTCAGTGATCCTTGAAAGAGGCGGCACACTGTCTGCCGGAGAGCGCCAACTGATTGCGCTTGCCAGGGCCGTCGTCTTCAATACGGATATTCTTGTTCTCGATGAAGCGACTGCCAATGTCGACACGGAAACAGAAGCTCTTATTCAGAAGGCTATGGAGAGAATTTCTAAAGAGAAGACGATGATTACGATCGCCCACAGGCTTTCGACCATAAGGAATGCGGACAGGATAATGGTGATTCATAAGGGTATGCTGGTAGAATCGGGGACTCACGACGAGCTTCTCTCAAAGGGAGGAATATACTCGGATCTCCACAGACTGCAGTACGAGCTCGGAGACATCGCTTAGGAGTCTGATCACTTTTCCTCGCCGTTGTCTTCGAGTTCTTCGGAAGTGATTTCATCGATGTCGCTTGTATCCTCTAGAGAGGCAGGCAGATCGAGCTTCAAAGGCTCATCTTCTGGTCTCTTCTTTTTAGGCCTTAGCTGAAGCATGGGGAATTCGTACGGTCTGGTAGCCATTCTTCTTCCCAGTGTAGACATAACGTTGAAGAAAACCTGCGGCACGGTCTTGATCTTTGTCGTCTGTACTCTCCTGAGAAGAAGGAAAGCCGTGAACCTGAAGAAGGCACCCATAAGGAAAATCACCTGTATTCCGTAGAAGTCGATTCCGAGCAATGTAATGCTCTTTCCCTTCAGATAGGAAGCGACAAGTCCTCCGAGTAGTGAACCACCTAAAGCGCCAATTCCATTCAGAAAGGCCTGCACAGCGACGTAGGACTCTACTGACTGACCGCGTATCATTCCCATCATCATTGTGA
The window above is part of the Mesotoga sp. BH458_6_3_2_1 genome. Proteins encoded here:
- a CDS encoding ABC transporter ATP-binding protein — translated: MIRDFLKHNWPRYLYGAIFLILVDLLMLITPRVMGLIVDEIRGGAQDLSFVGLLIFAVIGVAFGLFITRLFWRVFIMGAARKFEYYTRKTLFEKLLTLPPTFYDKTRVGDLMARFTNDVNAVRMAMGPAIVMIIDAVFLVTVTIFAMGLFTNWNLTWISIAPLPALAIVSTFFGKMIHKRFKMVQASFSDLTDTIEESISGVRLIKSYGIEDLRNGTLSDKSDTYVEKNMTLVRVWGMFFPLIQTLSMLGSVLATLFGGRMVILGQITLGEYITFTSYLGMLVWPMTAFGWVINIIQRGRASYRRLMEVLEQENNITTDDPVKIDGFEGHIVMKNLTFTYPTGSRPALENIDFEVKPGSKIAIVGTTGSGKSTIAKLIARLYPVEVAMIFIDGVDINRLEPEAIRENVAYVPQETFLFSETVGNNIRFGDMGISDEEVEKYASIASIHEDIEGFSNGYKTIVGERGVTLSGGQKQRISIARALIKEAPLVVLDDCLSAVDTETETEILKSLKDSEENRSIIVISHRLKAVVDSDEIYVLHDGKVVERGVHSELVQGGGLYQRMYDRQMLEEKLEEE
- a CDS encoding ABC transporter ATP-binding protein encodes the protein MAENVYSEVEEKLKVEDWRVVFRLWKYTKPYVAILILGLILIGASSALDLLPPLLMRRAIDNYMDNQYSLVVVEENGSFNFVESDEGAFYLHQDESGLYSVTDGTTSYPITEEQLRNLRVEDLNGIGQIAIFMILILVSLFFVNYGQVYATSYMGQKITHGIRVDLFRHLLRVPMRFFDTNPSGRLATRVANDTQNLAEFFTSVITSMVKDVLLLGGIIIIMLNLSTYLGLITVAILPIIAGAIFVFRYFDRIAYRKVRTRLAIINAFLAEHISGMSITQLFNQEVRKKGEFDSVNKSHLKSLMEQLWVFAIFRPLLDLLYYVTIAIVIWFGVKSILGNTLAFGVLVAFVSYIDMFFRPLHDIAEKYDIVQNALASAEKIFKLMDETEETYNPDEAATKTLEGSVEFENVTFAYDGEHKVLKDISFGVRPKEKIAFVGETGAGKTSIISILTGLYKIQAGEIKIDGKNIYDYNLQSLRKKVGVVLQDVFLFSGSILDNIRLFDETISREKAIEAAKYVYAHHFIDRLPDKYDSVILERGGTLSAGERQLIALARAVVFNTDILVLDEATANVDTETEALIQKAMERISKEKTMITIAHRLSTIRNADRIMVIHKGMLVESGTHDELLSKGGIYSDLHRLQYELGDIA